TCGCACCTGATTCATCAGTAAATTCCCAACTGTTTTGCTCAATTTCCGCCCCAACTACCGATAGCCCAATCACATCTTCTAGTCCTTTTAATTGGCGGATAATTGCAGTCCGACAAGCCCAAGGACAAGCCCAAGAAATATATAAATGATAGCGACCTGGTTCAGCCTTAAAACCACTAGAGCCATCTGTTGTAATCTGATCACGGTAAGTTGTTGATGGGCGGATAAATTTACCTTCTGAATCTTCTTGATCCCGTCTTGATATCCACTGACCATCCTTGAGGATTCCCAAACCCATATATCTCTCCTTTTTCAGTTATCAATTATCAGTTATCAGTTAAGAGACATCATTGCATAGAAATCTCTTACTCAATCTACTTGATAACTGTTCACTGTTCACTGTTCACTGATTCAACCCTCCCTAATCATTGCTATTCATAATTTTTGGGACTTTGAAAAAATCGCCTTCTTGTTCAGGCGCACCATTCAAGATAGCTTCTCGCTCAGGATATGGTTGTAACTCATCTTTTCGAGTCACATTACTGACATCAATTGCCCGTGTTGTCGGCAGTACATTACTGACATCTACTTCATTCAACTGCTCGATATAATCCAAAATACTTCCCAGTTGAGTAGTGAATTGCTCCTCTTCTGCTGATGTTAATTCTAAACGAGCCAGCAGAGCTACTTTGTGAACTTGTTCGCGATCAATCATGGTTCCTGAATAGTTAATTTTATTTTCTTTTTTTGTCAATTAGACCGACAAAGCAACTTGTTCCAAACTACATCTTGCCCCCTCCTCGCTTACCTACGGTGTACACACATCCTGATCCAAAAAGGGTTTCCAGCCCTACAAACCGAATTTTACTGTAAATCCGGTTCCCCTCCTCGCTTGCGGGGAGGGGCTAGGGGTGGGGTCTTATGACACAAACGAGAATTTACCGACTTCTGTGTACACCGTAACCTCGCTTGCGGGGTGGGGTGCTTTCTGATGGTCAGGGCAGCTTTGACTAACTCAGCCCAACAGAGGAATATTTAAAAGAATACGTCAATTTGCATCCGTCCAGTGGTTTTCAGCCAGTTTTGGGCTTCAATGTAGTTATTGGGAGCCATGCGAATAGCTCTAATCCAATAATCTGCTGCTTGGTCAAACAATGCTTCGCCAGCGTCATTATCCCCAGCTTCTTTGGCTTTTTCACCTTGATAATGGTAAATCACCGCAATATTATTCAAAGCTTGGGGTAAACGTGGGTTCATTTCAATCGCTTGGTGATACATTTTTAAAGCTGTATCGTGGTCACCATTACTAGCATGGATTAGCCCCATATTATAGTGAATATAACTGCGATCGTAACTGTCTTCCTCTAATGTGAGCGCTTCTTCGTAATAGTCTAAGGCTTCGGCATATTCACCTTCTGCCTGCGCTGACATCCCATCACGGTAATACACAAATGCTTCTTTAGCTTTTTTGTTGGCTGGCAGAAGTTTCAGGATGAGATCCGCCATCACTGTAAAGGATTTGTCAACAAAATTATCGTTTTTTTGGGTTCTTGGCATATGTGCTTCTATGGTTTTAAAAGATATTCTCAGGAAGTGATTTCTCTTCACCCAGAGGGATGATACATTCAGAACTATTCTGTCGAGGATTGTTCACCAAGCTACTAACTGGATAGCCAGTCATTACTTGACCTGGATATGGACACAATAGCTGCTGTAGTCGCTCAGGTGTTGGCATTTGGGGATTTAACCACAAATCGTAATCTTGTGGAGACACAATCACTGGCATTCGCTCATGAATTGGTTGGACTAATTCATTCGCTGCCGTTGTTAAAATTGTACAAGATATGATTTCCTCATAGTCAGTCCTTCCCTCTAGGGGTTGCCATTTTTCCCACAACCCCGCAAAACCGAAGGGCTGTCCATTTAAGAGACGAAAATAAAACGGCTGTTTTTTCCCATTTTGTTGTTTCCACTCATAAAAACCATCAGCTAGCACTAAACAGCGTCGCTGCTTGAATGCTGACCGAAAAGCTGGTTTTTCCGCAACTGTTTCCGACCTAGCATTGATCAGCTTCGCACCAATTTTTGGATCTTTTGCCCAGGAAGGTATCAACCCCCAACGTAACTGCTGAAACTCACGCTTGTCAGTTTTAGGATTATGTAGCACTGTTGCCACATTTTGCGTAGGTGCAATGTTATATTGAGCAGCTAAATCGGGAATTTTCTCTACACGTAAAAATTCAGCTAACGCCCCCAATGACTGATTTAAAGTAAATCTTCCACACATACTTTTATTTTCCTACACTGAATAAAATCAAAATTTTAAATACAATGACTAAATAATAAAGGAATCCAATTTGATTATTGAAAAAATCTAAGTATATGTATTGTGTGTTATGGCTTTAGCCTAACGCACCGTCTTCCAGGTCTTGGTGCCGTACTCTCCTCGATCACACACCCTAAGTGTGTTTCATAAATCAAATATCAGTCCTATAGTATTTTTTCTATTGTTTTTTATATCTTGGAAAATCCGTCTTGTACGCATATACTAAAAATAAATAATAAATATCCTGTTTCTCCAAGTTTAGTTTGTAATATATTGTATTTTAGCCCCTAAGTGATCTCGATATTCATTATTATAATTTTGGAAATGAAAACTTTACAACTGTATGATTTCTTACCATCGGGTAACAGTTATAAGATCCGACTTTTATTGACACAAATGGGTATGCCATTTGAGAGAATCAACATTAATATTCTGCAAGGAGAGACGCACACCCCAGAGTTTTTAATGAAGAATCCCAACGGTAAAATACCAGTTTTGGAAGTGAACACGGGGAAATATTTAGCAGAATCAAATGCCATATTAGTATATTTGAGTGAAGGCACAGAATTTTTACCATATGACCGATTTTTAAGAGCGCAAGTATTGCAATGGTTATTTTTTGAACAATATAGCCATGAACCTTTTATTGCTACATCAAGATTTTGGATTTCT
This Nodularia sp. LEGE 06071 DNA region includes the following protein-coding sequences:
- the gatC gene encoding Asp-tRNA(Asn)/Glu-tRNA(Gln) amidotransferase subunit GatC; this translates as MIDREQVHKVALLARLELTSAEEEQFTTQLGSILDYIEQLNEVDVSNVLPTTRAIDVSNVTRKDELQPYPEREAILNGAPEQEGDFFKVPKIMNSND
- a CDS encoding photosystem I assembly protein Ycf3, yielding MPRTQKNDNFVDKSFTVMADLILKLLPANKKAKEAFVYYRDGMSAQAEGEYAEALDYYEEALTLEEDSYDRSYIHYNMGLIHASNGDHDTALKMYHQAIEMNPRLPQALNNIAVIYHYQGEKAKEAGDNDAGEALFDQAADYWIRAIRMAPNNYIEAQNWLKTTGRMQIDVFF
- a CDS encoding SOS response-associated peptidase, coding for MCGRFTLNQSLGALAEFLRVEKIPDLAAQYNIAPTQNVATVLHNPKTDKREFQQLRWGLIPSWAKDPKIGAKLINARSETVAEKPAFRSAFKQRRCLVLADGFYEWKQQNGKKQPFYFRLLNGQPFGFAGLWEKWQPLEGRTDYEEIISCTILTTAANELVQPIHERMPVIVSPQDYDLWLNPQMPTPERLQQLLCPYPGQVMTGYPVSSLVNNPRQNSSECIIPLGEEKSLPENIF
- a CDS encoding glutathione S-transferase family protein, with the protein product MKTLQLYDFLPSGNSYKIRLLLTQMGMPFERININILQGETHTPEFLMKNPNGKIPVLEVNTGKYLAESNAILVYLSEGTEFLPYDRFLRAQVLQWLFFEQYSHEPFIATSRFWISILGKAEEYRPAIEQKREPGYAALKIMDNHLMKHDFFVSERYTIADIALFAYTHVADEGGFDLTKFTAIQAWIERVKSQPRYIKITQEKNFAE